The segment TGCGAGAGTTCGAAATTAATCGATATAAAGTGCGAAATCTGAGGCACATTCGAGCAGTTGCTGACGTGTAAGCATAAACACACCGTGACCGCCATTTTCAAACTCTAACCAAGTAAATGGAATGTGTGGGTACTGATCCATCATATGAATCATCGAGTTGCCCACTTCACAAATCAAGATACCGTTTTCTGATAGGTAACGTGGTGCATTCGCAAGAATACGACGAACCAGTTTCAAGCCATCGGTACCAGCAGCAAGGCCTAGAGCAGGTTCATGTTTGAACTCCGCAGGCAAGCTATCCATATCTTCCTGATCTACATACGGTGGGTTAGAAACGATAATGTCGTATTGTGATTCTGGTAAATCACGGAACAGATCCGAACGAATCGGGAACACTTGCTGTTCAAGACCATGATCTTGAATGTTTTGCTCTGCAACCGCTAAGGCATCTGTCGAAATATCAATCGCGTCCACTTCCGCTTCTGGGAAAGCATACGCACAAGCAATCGCAATACAACCACTGCCAGTACACAGATCCATAATGCGAGTTGGTTCTTCAACCAGCCAAGGTGAAAATTGTGCCTGAATCAGTTCACCAATTGGCGAACGAGGTACAAGTACACGTTCATCGACAAAGAACTCTAACCCGCAGAACCACGCTTTATTGGTTAAATAAGCGGTTGGAGTGCGGTCTTTAATACGTGTGATAACACGTTCAACAATACGTAAACGCTCGCTAGATGTTAAGCGAGAGTTCAAAGCATGAGGAGGCACGTCGATCGGCAGATATAAGGTTGGCAGCACAAGTTGCACCGCTTCATCCCACGCATTATCCGTTCCATGACCATAAAATAAATTGGCTGCATTAAAACGGCTAACCGTCCAACGAATCATATCCTGAAGGGTGTGAAGTTCCGAAACGGCTTCTTCTACAAAAATCTTATCCAAAATTGCCTCCGAAAAGCGCTACAATACTGCGAATATTGATTAGTAACTGATTAACCAATTCTAATGAGCAAAAAAGACACCGATTACAACGACAATGATTATTTAGACGCTGACGATGATTTTGCAATGTTTCGCGATGCAGTAAAGGGCGTAAAAAAGTTAACGCAGGATACCATAGTCCAACAGCCAAACAGAAATGCTAAACAAAAAGAAATCATCAAAGGTTCACGTGAAGCAAGCGACAGTAATTTTTACTTCTCTGACGAGTTTGTACCGCTACTCAGCGAAGAAGGTCCAACTCGCTACGCTCGCGATGACGTTTCTAAATATGAAGTGAAAAAACTGCGTCGTGGTGTCTACGTACCGGATGTGTTCTTAGATATGCACGGCATGACCCAACAAGAAGCCAAACGTGAACTTGGGGCTATGATCGCTTACTGCGTAAAAGAGAGTGTGCATACCGCCTGTGTGCAGCACGGTATCGGTAAACATATCCTGAAGCAAAAAGTGCCGCTGTGGTTGGCACAGCACCCTGACGTAATGGCATTCCATCAAGCGCCATTAGAGTTTGGTGGCGCTGGTGCACTGCTGGTATTGATTTCTATCCCTGAAAAGTAATCACCCAAAAAAGTAAGCACATTGAGTCTCAATGGGTAAAATGCAACAAAGATACTAGGGCAAGAATGCCCTAGTTTAAGCGTATTGGATATGTTGAGCGCTTTGTGTTGCTTTACCCATTGAGGTTTCCATCCCGCTAATAACGCATATCCGGCGGAATTGGCATCTTCTCTTCTTGCAGTATCGGACGCTGACCGCCTCTACGGCGATATTGTTTAAGCTGGAAAATGTAAGCCAGAACCTGAGCCACCGCCACGAACAAGCCGTCTGGAATTTCCTGTTCTAATTCAGTGGTATGGTATAAGGCACGCGCCAATGGCGGAGCAGGAACAATCATGATGTTGTGCTCTCGCGCCACTTCACGAATTTTCAGAGCCATATGATCAACACCTTTAGCGACCACCACCGGTGCCCTATCGGTATTTTGCTTGTATCGCAATGCAACGGAGAAGTGATCTGGGTTAGTAATGATAACGTCGGCTTGTGGTACTTCTGCCATCATACGGCGCTGAGCAGCTTCACGTTGCAGCATCCGGATACGGCCCTTAACTTCCGGTTTACCTTCTGTATCTTTGTACTCATCTTTCACTTCTTGCTTGGTCATTTTCAACTGGTTGGCGTGTTGCCAAATCTGGAAAGGTATATCAATCGCGACAACCACCAGCAATGAACAGCTAATCAGCAGGACGAAGTTAAGTAAGATATCCAACGCATGAAAGATATTCTGCGGGAACACATCCAGGCTCAGCTGAAACAGATCGTGCTTCGAGCGGTCAATTAAGGTAAACGCCACTCCGGCGACTAAAGAAACCTTTAATATCGACTTGATCAGCTCAACCCAGCTTTGCAAACCAAACATTCGCTTGAAGCCACTGAGCGGATTCAGTTTCGAAAACTTTGGCATTGCCGCTTCCACAGAGAAATTCACACCGCCTACGCCAGCAGCGCCAATAAAAGCAGCAATAAACAGAGTAATCAGCACCAACAAAAGCGGGAGAAGAAGATTAACGAGAGCCGATGACGCAATATCAAACAGTTTGCCTAGATCGAAAATCTCCTCTCGGCTCAAACTGAACAAACGTCTCATTGAGGCAAAAAGTCCGCCTGCTAACGCATCTCCGAACCACATCAGAGACACTGCGCCAACCACTAATACCGATACAGAAGCCAGCTCCTTCGAACGCGCAACCTGACCTTTTTCTTTGGCCTGTTGCAGCCTTCTGGGCGTGGCGTCTTCGGTCCTTTCTTGACCGTCTGATTCTGCCAACTCAGCCTCCTAAAGCTAACAATCTAATCGGATAAGGCTGCAAACCTGTTGCTCGCCTTGCAACCAATAGAGTTCGTAATGAGTATAAAGACCACTGATGATAAACCAACAAAGCAGTAAGCCGACCATCAAGGCAAACGCAAAACCCAAAGAGAAAATGTTCAACTGCGGTGCAGCACGGGTCATAACACCAAATGACAAATTCACCGTCAGCAACGCGATGATGCCTGACAGCGACATACTTAACGCAACTTTAAATATAGTCCCGAACCAGAGTGCCATCTGCTGGAAATCTAAATTGTTCAGCCCCGGCTCTCCAATGGGTAAGCTTTTAAAGCTAAACGCCAGCAATTGAATCATCTTTAAATGCCCATCACTGGCAAGAAAGAACATAGTGGCTAAGAACATGAACAACTGACCAAGCAACGGCGTATTCTGACCGTTGGCTGGGTCCACCATGGATGCGAAACCTAAGCTCGATTGCATACCTAGAATCTGGCCGAGCATAACGAAAGTTTGAATAATAAACTGCGTTACCATCCCCATGGAGACACCAATGACCAACTGCTCCAAAGTAATCATAAATCCTTGAAGAGAAAGCAGTTGAATGTTGTCCGGTACCGCTGGAATAGCGGGCATAAGCGCTAAGGTTAAGGCTAAGCCGAAATAGAGACGAATTCGTGCAGAAACAAATCGAGCACCCGTTACCGTCATTACCATCAGCATCGCGGAGATGCGCGTATATGGCCAAAAATAATTGGCGATAAAATCAAGGACGACAGTGGCTGGATACTCCATGTTTGCTCCTAGTAGAGAACTTGAGGCAAACGCTCAATCATGGAATAAAAGAAATCCATCTGCATTTGCACCATCCAGTGGGCAAACGCCATCAAAGCCAGCAGTGTGACGATCAAACGCGGCAAAAAGCTCAGCGTCTGTTCGTTGATTGACGTAGCGGCCTGAAAAATTGCGACAACCAGACCCACCAGCAGACTCGGAATGATGATGGCACACACCATAATGAGTACCATCCATAACGCGTCACGAAAGAGTTCAACAAATATTTCAGGTGTCATGCTTTTCTCCCGCTACAACGCAAAACTGCCGGCGAGTGTGGAGAGAATCAAGTTCCATCCATCAACCAACACAAACAACATAAGTTTAAATGGCAGCGATACGATCATCGGTGACAACATCATCATACCCATTGCCATCAGTACCGATGCCACAACAAGGTCGATAATCAGAAATGGCAAAAACAGCATAAAGCCAATCTGGAAAGCGGTTTTTAGCTCAGAGGTGATAAACGCTGGAATCAATACCGCCATAGAGACATCTTCTGGGTTTTGCGCATCAGAGCCCGATATGTTGACGAAGGTTTCCAAATCTTTCACGCGAGTCTGCTTGAGCATAAAATCCTTCATCGGGATTTGGGCGGTATCAAACGCCTCTCTTGCGGTCATCTGTTCATTCAAATAAGGCTGAACCGCCTCTTCATTAATCTTATTAATTACCGGAGACATGATGAAGAAGGTCAAAAAGATTGCGATACCAATGATGACTTGGTTTGATGGCGTTTGTTGCAAACCCATCGCCTGTCGAAGTATCGACATCACCACCACGATTCGGGTAAATGAAGTCATCAAAATGACCATGGCAGGCAAAAAGCCCAGCATGGTCATTAAGGCTAAAATTTGTAAGTTTATCGAGTAATCTTCGCTACCATCAGGATTGGTGGTCATGGTAAAGGCGGGAATTCCCGCACCACCACTGCTGCTACCCATAGCGATAGTACGCGAAGCACCTTGGTCTTTTTGCATCGCTGTCACAGTTACATTCTGTGCGCCAGCAGCAGTAGAAGGGATAGGTGTTTCCAGCTCTTGTTGCGCGTAAGCTAACGGCGTAAAAACCAAAGCGCTCACCCAGACAATAAGCGCCAAGCGAGCCCATAGATTGCGCAACACATCAAACAGGTGTGTTTTTATCATTCTTTTTTAGTAGCTGAGTCAAAGTGTTAGAGAATGGTACCGACTCTAGCTCCTCCTGAGTCAATGGAGTTTCCAATTTAGAGATCAACTGAACTGACTGAGATGTAACGCCAATCAGAAATTGCTCCTCTCCCGCTTGTACTATCATCAAACGTTCTTTGGTGCCAATCGGTAACTGGCGAACAACGCTCAAGCCCTTTTGCTGACCAAATGCAGGAACTCGCATCCGTTTAAGTAACCAAGCCATACCAATGATGATGGCTATAACGAACAATAGCGACCCTAATGTAGCCGCTATATCGAACTGGTCGCTTTGAGCTGCCAGCGCAGGGCTGGCAACCAAAGATAACACTATGAATTTGCGCATAATGTTATCTCAATTTCTTAATACGTTCTGTTTGACTAATAACGTCAGTTAAACGAATACCGAACTTATCGTTGACCACAACCACTTCGCCGTGAGCAATCAGGGTGCCATTAACCATCACATCCAGAGACTCACCAGCAATTCGATCTAGTTCCACAACAGAACCTTGGTTAAGTTGCAGCAAGTTACGGATACTGATTTTAGAGCGCCCGACTTCCATTGAGATGGTCACGGGAATATCCATGATGGTATCAAGCTTACGACGCTCGTCATCCGTGATTGGTGATGTGGTGTCTTTTAACTCATCCAAAGGTGCCGCTAAAATTTCATCAACATCTATATCTGGCGCGTTTGGATCTTCGCCAAGGGCTGCTGCCCACTCATCTGCAAGCTTTTGATCATCTGACTTTGACATCTAGGCTACCTATTCTATTAATCAATCAACTCTTCGTCGTCTTCATCTTCCTCGTCATCTAACTCGGCAATAATGTCTTTACCAAGAAATGCGAGGTCAGTTTTGACAACATCAGGACGTCTAATTTTTTCTGAAATCTGAACTGCCATTTTTTCACCCGAGCGTCCCATTTTAACGCGATAGGTTGGCAATTCCTCAACAAACATAACAGCGTGTTCTGGCATCTTAATTGGGATGATATCCCCTGCCTGAAGCTCCATAAGATCACGTAACGCAATATCTTGTTCTAATAAGTTCACTCGGAAGTTAACAGGTACATCCATGATCTCTTCGCGAAGCGCCGAGCTCCAACGAACGTCTGTTTCCATCTTGTCTGACTGAACACCCGCATCAAGAAGTTCTCGGATAGGTTCAACCATCGAATAAGGCATAACAACGTGGAAATCACCACCGCCGCCATCCACTTCAATATGGAATGAACTGACAACAATCACTTCTGTCGGGCTGACAATGTTCGCCATACTTGGGTTTACTTCAGAATCCAAGTATTCAAATTCAACCCCCATCACCGGAGACCAAGCTTCTTTGTAATCGCCAAATACGATTTTAAGCAGTAGCTGAGTAACACGACGCTCAGTCGGCGTGAACTCACGCCCTTCGATACGCGCATGATAGCGTCCATCACCACCAAAGAAGTTTTCTACTAAGATGAAAACAAGACGAGCTTCCATGGTCACAAGCGCCGTACCTTTAAGCGGACGGAAACGAACCATGTTCAAACTGGTAGGAACGTAAAGGGTGTTTTGATATTCGCCGAACTTCATCATTTGCACGCCGTTGATCGAAACTTCGGCGGTTTTTCGCAACATGTTGAATAAACTGATCCGCATATGACGGGCAAAACGCTCGTTGATAAGTTCGAGCGTTGGCATTCGACCACGAACAATACGATCTTGTGACGAGAAGTCGAACGAGATGGCACTTTCGTCCGCAGTGTCGAGATTTTCTTCTACTTCGTCAACGCTATCTACCCCGTGGAGTAGCGCATCAATTTCGTCTTGGCTTAATAGATCGGTCACACTTCACCTACTGCATTACAAAATCAGTAAACAACACACGTTCAATGACTGGTTTACCAACCACTTTCGTCATTACGGCTTTAATGTCGTCGGTCGCTTTATCACGTAACTCAATACGGCCTGTTACTTCTCGCAATTGCTCAACCGTTGCAGAGGCAAATGTTGCAAGCAATGTACTTTCAATCAGAGGTGAGTGATAACGAGCAAGATTGTCGTTTTCGCTGCCTCTAACCATGAGTTGTACTTTAATCTGTACCACGCGATTACGGGTATCACTGGTTACGTTAAACACAAACGGCTGAGCAATATTTACATAAGATACTGGTTCAACCTGAGCGGAAGCTTGGCTAGCGCTCATATCGCTATCTTGGCTTGAATCGTCAGAGCCCATAAGGAAAAAGGCTGCGACACCGCCGACTAACAACACAACGACAGCAATAATGATGATCAGTAGTTTCTTTTTACCTTTCGGAGCTTCTGCTGGGAGTTCTTCAACAGCCATAACGTTCTCTATGTTGTTATTTTTTAATTAAGATTTATACCCAAGTAACCTCAAGATGCCTGTTCAGCGAGAATTTATTCGCTCTTAGGCAAGGCACTGATTTGAATACATAGTTATTCTACGTAGAAAATCAGTAACGCAGCATAGGAGCGAATAAAACTCGCCCTTTGGGAGCTCATCAACGAGCTCATTTCTGCGCTCAATAACGTTGAAAGGGAATGACCATTCCTTCCGTTATTAAGCTTGCTCTGAACTCGTTGATGAAGCTCTGAATTCTGCATCTTGAGGTCACTTGGGTATACTATAGTTTAAGCGTAATAACTGATTCCATCACGCTTTGCAGCCACATTCAAATCAAGTTTGACGTTTGTATCAAGGTTTTCTTCACTTTGTCGGTTATCACCGCTCGCAGATTGACCACCCGAACCATCGCCACTTGCCGCATAGCGCTGCTGCTGACCCGAACTTTGTTGCTGAACAGAAGTATCGCCCAACTGAACACCTTGGTTATTCAGCATTTCACGCAATCTTGGCATAGATTGCTCAAGAGCATCACGAGCTTGCTGGTTAGCCACGGTAAAATGCACTGTGGCGCCATCGCCATTCATGTTCATACGAATATGCATACGACCCAGCTCTGGCGGATCAAGGCGAATATCAATGTTCTTGAGGTTTTTAGATAGCATCACTTGTACACGCTCTGCCATCTGCTCTGCCGCCATATCACCTCTGGATAACTGCAAAGGTACGTTTTGTTGAGCGGCTTGCAGAGGCTCACTGCGTAAACTTTGAGGGCTATTTAATCCCTGCTGACCCGCCACTGCTGAAAGTTGCTGTGCCAAATGTGAATCGGCACCGTCGCTTTGTTTATTTCCTTCCATCAAGGCATTTAACGCTTTGGCACCTAAGCCAGCTTTAAGAGCAGCTTGATTCACCGTCGGGTCAATTTGATTCGCCATCGCGCCAGCCAACATTGGATTAGCCTGTACGTTAGCTTGCGGTAACTGTACTTGAGCTTCAGCATGGATAGGCACTTGAGATTGCGCCATCATTGCTTTATCAGCTTGGCTTAACATGGCTTGCGGGTTCTGTGCGCCTTGAGACAAAGCTTGTGATACTGCTGCATGCGCTACGGATTTCGCCGCAACTTTACCTTCAGCGAGATTGTTTATCTCTGCCGCTACACTTGCAGCTTCAGTATTACTGTTCCCCCAAGGAATCGCCGCAGGTGCTTGCGACGCTGAAGGATCCTGAGCGTCTACAACTTGTTGTGAAACATTAGCGTTTTGTGAAACGTTAGTGCCTTGAGCGACCATAATATCTTGATTTGCAACATTTGCCCCAGTGAGCTTAGATTGTTTAGCCAAGATAGCGGCTTGTTCACTGTCACTGAGTGCTTTGATCTCTTTTGCGTTTGTTTCTGGCGCGATCAGCACTTCGCCCTCACTGTCAGAATGCTTCAGCGACGGCTCTTGTTGTAACGGCTTCGCTTGAGGGTGAGTCGAATTCAACTGAGCGACCAGCTCTGGATCGAGTTCTGAATCAGCACCACTTTGCATTTTTTCCGATTGCACAGATTTCTCAGAAAGCTCGGCCTCTTTTTCATGTGGCAAAGCCTTGCCATCATTTTTTACCAGCGTCTGATTTGCCTCTTGCAAGCGGCCTAGTATCTTGTCGCCTTCATCCATAGCCTTAGCTGTTTTCGCTTTTAACTCAGCGTGTTCAGGCTCTTCAGAAGCAATGAAACGCTTGAGGTTTTCAGGAACCTCCACGCTCTCTTCATCCGCGATCAACTTTGGCTCAACGGAAACGTCAGAACCGTTTTCAGCTTTAACCGCAACGTCATCATCACCTTGGCTTAAAAGCTCATCAGTGCTGGTTGCTTTCACTTCAGCGCCCTCTACGGATTTCACTTCTTTTGCCTCTGAAGCGCTATCACTGGAAGCGGGTGCATCACTTTTACCAAGCAGCAGTGAAGCCAGTCTTTCCAAAAAGCCTTTTGATTCTCCGCTGTCACCGCTGACTAAATCCTGCGCAGGGGCAGACTTAGTCACATTGGTAACTTTAGAAGTCTCTACTGAAGGAGTTAAATTGACATTCATACACAGCTCACTCGCATTAATCACTGCAAACCTTTGCCGCTCTAGACGGGAATAGCCCGCTGGCAAAGGGTTGCTAATCTGTTCGCGTTAAAATTGTATTAATAATTGCAAAAAACGAGCCAACCGTCAGATATTCTCTACGATTAAAAATGAGCTCTACAGAGTGTTGGTACGACGACGATTGAACTTGATAGTCGAAAACTCATCCATCATTTTCTGATCTCGTTTCTCTTGTAAGCGCTGATGTTCAGTCTGCTTTTTCTCAATCAGCCATTCGTAAGAACGGCGTTGCTTACGGACATCCAACCAATAAGACTCACAGCTCTCTACTTGCGTTTTGAAGTGCTGCTCAGCTTGACGCTGCTTTGATAAGGTCTCATCTAATTGCGTTAAGAAACGATTTAAGTGTCCATACTGACTGGCGGTTAATCCTGCTTGACCGCGAGAGACAAGCTGCTGACAGTAATCCAAGCGATATTGCTCAATCTGTTTAAGCTGTTGATAATAGTCTTCAAGTTCACGACGAGCTTTGCCCAACGCCATCACCGCTTTATCTTCTTTACTTTTCGCCTGTTCAAGCAGGAATTCCAGAGCATTATCCATTCAACCGTTATCCCACACTGAGCACATTTTTAAGCATGCTGATACACATATCGTAAGGCACTGACTCTTTCATGGTTTGCTGTAAGAAACCATCCAGTTTTGGTTTCAGAGTGAAGGCGCTATCTATCGCCGTGTCTGTACCCGGCTTATAGGCTCCAATCGAAACAAGATCTTGGTTTTTACGACAAGTAGACAATATCTGACGTACCGCTTTAGACATCAATATGTGCTCATCAGTGGTAATTTGCGGCATAACACGACTGACCGATTTCTCCACATCAATTGCCGGATAATGACCAGCATCAGCCATTTCACGAGACAGAACGATGTGACCATCGAGAATAGCGCGAGAAGCGTCGGCAATAGGATCTTGCAAATCATCCCCTTCGGTTAAAACCGTAAAGAATGCAGTGATAGAACCCTGATGAGGACCGCCGTTACCGGCTCGTTCAACCAATGCAGGCAACTTAGCAAACACAGAAGGCGGATAGCCTTTGGTTGCGGGTGGTTCACCCACTGACAAGGCAATTTCACGTTGAGCTTGAGCAAAACGAGTTAATGAATCCATAAGCAACAATACATCCAGACCTTGGTCACGAAAGTATTCCGCTATAGTCAGCGCAGTTTGACACCCTTTTAAACGCATCAACGGTGATGAATCCGCAGGCGCAGCGACAACCACAGAACGTTGTCTGCCATCGACACCTAAAATTTCTTCGATAAATTCTTTAACTTCGCGGCCACGTTCACCGATGAGCCCTACCACAACGACTTGCGCGGTTGTGCCTCGCGTCATCATGCCCAAGGTCACCGATTTACCAACACCAGAACCCGCAAATAGACCGATACGTTGGCCTTTTCCGACCGTCAAAAGACCATTAATCGCTTTGATGCCGACATCCAGTGGTTCACTGATAGGTTTACGTGCTAAAGGGTTGATTGGGTCGGCATTAAATGAAGCTTTTTGGTCGGTGTAGATCGGGCCGAGCCCATCGAGAGGATTTCCCACACCGTCAATGACGCGACCAAGCAATTCCATTCCAACGGGTAAACCCGCTTCTACCGTCAGAGGGGTAACTTTCGCCCCCGGTAGGACACCGGTAATTTGTTCGCTGGGCATTAAAAACAGTCGGTCGCCGGAGAAACCCACAACCTCTGCTTCCATAGAGCCAGACATAGTTTCAACGCTGCACAGACTGCCAATAGGCGCACGGCATCCCGTGGCTTCTAGAGTTAAACCAACCACTCTCACCAACTTACCAGAGGCAATCGGGCGACTTGTAAGTCCTTGGACTTTGTATTGTGAGAGTCTATCAGCCAGTTGAAGCATTATTCGTTGCCCTGTTGATGTCGGTTCGTGCCACAGAAGCTCTGCAATACACTGCGAACTCTGTCTTCCATTCGGTAATTAACACTTGATTCGCCCGCTTCAATTTGCACATCGCCACGACTTAAAGCCGGTTCGCTGACGAGTGTCCAGTTACGGGTATCCAATTCATTTTCACCATAAGCCTGCTTGATGATTTCGCAGTCTTCAGGATGTAATTTCAGCGTGATGGCATGGCCGGCAATCGGCAGCGCTTCAACAGACGCTTTTACTGTGTCGAGAATGATTTGCGAATTGGTCTGCACTTCTACATGCACCACTTCTTTCACCAGTGACAGCACCATGTCGACCAGTTGTTTCTCAACCTGTGCATTCATCAGTTCAAGGGGTTGTGCAAACTGGTTCGCAAGACTCATAAAGATTTGAACATGCTCTTGGACAATTTGTTGCCCGGCTTCCAATCCTTCCGCGCTGCCCGCTTGAAAGCCCTCTTCCTGTCCCACTTTATGGCCAGCTTCTTGGCCCAGTTGGAAACCTTCCTGATAACCTTCCGCTTTCCCTTGCTCAATACCTTCCTGATAGGCGGCTTGTTTAATTAATTCAATTTCTTCTTCAGTAAGAATTGCAGGCTCTTCTGCTTCAGGTTCATCGAAACTCGGAATCCAGCTCGGATCATAATTAAGCGCCGTTTCCTTTGCTTTCTTGTGAGCCTCAGACGTGTAGTCCGGCAGACCCCACTTTTTCGCCTGTTCAACAGTTTCATCAGAATCGAGACGGATAAAACCGCGCTTTCTTTCACCTGACATCATATTTCCTATCTAAAGATAAAAAAGGCCGGCTGATTAAGCTGGCCTTATGGGCTGTTATCTTGTCTGAACAACAGTCCTAAATTAAGAAGACCTGTTTTTACAAAACCGATATTTTCGTCAATGGTATTTCAGCGACCATTCGTTTTATAAGAACTCGTCTGCACCACCACCCAGTATCAGCTCACCGTTGTCAGCCATACGTCGGGCAATAGCA is part of the Vibrio diazotrophicus genome and harbors:
- the fliI gene encoding flagellar protein export ATPase FliI encodes the protein MLQLADRLSQYKVQGLTSRPIASGKLVRVVGLTLEATGCRAPIGSLCSVETMSGSMEAEVVGFSGDRLFLMPSEQITGVLPGAKVTPLTVEAGLPVGMELLGRVIDGVGNPLDGLGPIYTDQKASFNADPINPLARKPISEPLDVGIKAINGLLTVGKGQRIGLFAGSGVGKSVTLGMMTRGTTAQVVVVGLIGERGREVKEFIEEILGVDGRQRSVVVAAPADSSPLMRLKGCQTALTIAEYFRDQGLDVLLLMDSLTRFAQAQREIALSVGEPPATKGYPPSVFAKLPALVERAGNGGPHQGSITAFFTVLTEGDDLQDPIADASRAILDGHIVLSREMADAGHYPAIDVEKSVSRVMPQITTDEHILMSKAVRQILSTCRKNQDLVSIGAYKPGTDTAIDSAFTLKPKLDGFLQQTMKESVPYDMCISMLKNVLSVG
- a CDS encoding flagellar hook-length control protein FliK — translated: MNVNLTPSVETSKVTNVTKSAPAQDLVSGDSGESKGFLERLASLLLGKSDAPASSDSASEAKEVKSVEGAEVKATSTDELLSQGDDDVAVKAENGSDVSVEPKLIADEESVEVPENLKRFIASEEPEHAELKAKTAKAMDEGDKILGRLQEANQTLVKNDGKALPHEKEAELSEKSVQSEKMQSGADSELDPELVAQLNSTHPQAKPLQQEPSLKHSDSEGEVLIAPETNAKEIKALSDSEQAAILAKQSKLTGANVANQDIMVAQGTNVSQNANVSQQVVDAQDPSASQAPAAIPWGNSNTEAASVAAEINNLAEGKVAAKSVAHAAVSQALSQGAQNPQAMLSQADKAMMAQSQVPIHAEAQVQLPQANVQANPMLAGAMANQIDPTVNQAALKAGLGAKALNALMEGNKQSDGADSHLAQQLSAVAGQQGLNSPQSLRSEPLQAAQQNVPLQLSRGDMAAEQMAERVQVMLSKNLKNIDIRLDPPELGRMHIRMNMNGDGATVHFTVANQQARDALEQSMPRLREMLNNQGVQLGDTSVQQQSSGQQQRYAASGDGSGGQSASGDNRQSEENLDTNVKLDLNVAAKRDGISYYA
- the fliH gene encoding flagellar assembly protein FliH, whose translation is MSGERKRGFIRLDSDETVEQAKKWGLPDYTSEAHKKAKETALNYDPSWIPSFDEPEAEEPAILTEEEIELIKQAAYQEGIEQGKAEGYQEGFQLGQEAGHKVGQEEGFQAGSAEGLEAGQQIVQEHVQIFMSLANQFAQPLELMNAQVEKQLVDMVLSLVKEVVHVEVQTNSQIILDTVKASVEALPIAGHAITLKLHPEDCEIIKQAYGENELDTRNWTLVSEPALSRGDVQIEAGESSVNYRMEDRVRSVLQSFCGTNRHQQGNE
- the fliJ gene encoding flagellar export protein FliJ, which gives rise to MDNALEFLLEQAKSKEDKAVMALGKARRELEDYYQQLKQIEQYRLDYCQQLVSRGQAGLTASQYGHLNRFLTQLDETLSKQRQAEQHFKTQVESCESYWLDVRKQRRSYEWLIEKKQTEHQRLQEKRDQKMMDEFSTIKFNRRRTNTL